In Buchnera aphidicola (Aphis nasturtii), the genomic stretch GGTTTTAAACTATTATCTTTATTTAGATTTACAGAAACAGACAAACGAATAACCATTGGTTTAAATTTGCCTTCTCAAAAATTAGGTAAAAAAGATATTATCAAAATTGAAAATACTTTTTTAAGTGCAGATCAAATTAATCAATTAGCTATTTATTCACCCTGTGCTACAGTAAATTATATTGACCAATACAACTTAGTAGGAAAAATATTCCCAAAATTACCTAAAAAAATAGATCGTGTTTTAGTTTGTCCAAATAGTAATTGTATTACTCATGATAATTTTATCAATTCTAGTTTTATTTTTATAAAAAAATTAAATAACAATATGAATTTAAAATGTCAATACTGTGAAAAAGAATTTTCTAAAAACATAGTTTTATCATAGATAAATTTGATTAAAAATAATGGTGTCATATGAATATTATTAATACAAAAAAAGCTCCTCAACCAATTGGTCCATATTCACAAGCTATACAATTTGATAATTTTTTAATTACATCTGGTCAAATACCAATTGATGTAAAATCTGGCATTATACCGGACAGCATTCATGAACAAACATATATAGTGTTAAAAAATATAAAATATATTCTAAAAGAATCAAAATATCAAGTAAACGAAATTATTAAAATAACAATTTTTACTATTGATTTAAAAAAAATTCAGATAATCAATGAGGTATATAAAAACTTTTTTTTAAAAAATGAATCTTCTTTTCCTTCAAGATCTTGCGTAGAAGTACAAGCATTGCCAAAAAATGTTAAAATTGAAATGGAAGCTATTGCATATAGAAAAAAAAAGAAATAACCATTAATATTTGAAATTATTTATCATTCTTCGATATGCCGCTAAGCGGCATAAAAAATTAAATATTTTTACGACGAAAAAAAGATGATCTTATTTCATTTTTAGTAGAATGAGATTTTGCTAAACAATTTTCAGAAAAACGACGATTAGTATTAATATCTTTATTTGCGATGGATCGATTATATGATCTATTTTGATGATACCTAGAATTTCTTAATAATTTTATATTTATTGGTTTATTTAAAATTCTGGTTTTTACTAAATGCTGTAATAATTCTTTAGATAAACCTGTAGGTAATTCAATAATAGAATATGAAGAAAATAATTTTATATTACCAATATTACGACTATTTATATTCCCTTCATTAGCAATAGCACCAACTATATGACGTACTTCAACTCCATCATTACGACCAATTTCAATACGATATAAGTCTATATTTTTTATATCTTTTCGATCACGACGATATCGATTATTTCTATTTTCTTCTCGTCTACGATCATCTTTATAAAAACTTTCTTTCATAGGACGCTTTAATAAATCTTTTTTAATAATTAAAGGACGACCTCCTTGAGCCATTTTTAATAAAGCTGCTGCAAGAGTTTTTAGATCTAAATCATCAGAAAAATATAACTTATCTAATAAAGATATATATTCATTTAAATCTTTACTTTCAAGTTGTTGTTGTACTTTTTTTGAAAATTGTTGAATACGTTTTTCACATAATAACTCAATTCTTGGCAATTGCACTTCTGGAATAGATTGATTAATTGTACGCTCAATATTACGCAATAATCTACGTTCACGATTTTCAACAAATAACAATGCTCGTCCTGCTCGTCCTGCTCGTCCTGTCCGTCCAATACGATGAACATAAGATTCAGAGTCCATTGGAATATCATAATTAATTACAAAACTGATTCGATCAACATCTAAACCTCGAGCTGCAACATCTGTAGCAATTAAAATATCTAATTTACCGTTTTTTAAACGTTCCAAAGTCTGTTCGCGCAATGCTTGGTTCATATCTCCATTTAATGCTGCACTATTATATCCATGTCGTTCTAATGCCTCGGCAACTTCTAAGGTAGCATTTTTCGTTTTTACAAAAATAATTGTAGCTGAAAATTCTTCTACTTCTAAAAAACGAATTAAAGCATCTGTTTTTTTACCATATACCATCCAATAACTTTGTTTAATATCAGGACGTGTAGTTATATTAGATTTAATTTTTATTTCTTCAGGATTGTTCATAAATCTTTTAGAAATACGTCGTATTACTTCTGGCATAGTTGCTGAAAATAGAGCGGTTTGATGTTCTTTTGGTATTTTTGACATAATTGTTTCTACGTCTTCTATAAATCCCATTCTTAACATTTCATCTGCTTCATCTAAAACTAAACCATGTAAATTAGAAAGATTAAGAGTGCCTCTTTTCAAATGATCTAGTAAACGTCCTGGAGTACCTACAACAATTTGAGGGCCTTGTTTTAATGCACGTAATTGCAATTCGTATCGTTGACCTCCGTATAAAGGTAATACATTAACTCCTACTATATATTTAGAAAAAATAGAAAAAGCTTCAGCTACTTGAACAGCTAATTCTCTTGTAGGAGCTAAAACTAAAATTTGTGGTGCCTTTAAATTAATTTTTAAATTATGCAATAATGGTAATGAAAAAGCAGCTGTTTTTCCACTTCCAGTTTGTGCCATACCTAATACATCTTTTCTTTGTAAAAGTAATGGAATACAAGCAGCTTGAATAGGAGATGGTTTAACATATCCCATCTCATTTAAAGATTGAATAATAAAAGGATTTAAACCAAGAAAAGAAAATGTTTTTTCAGTATGAGTCATGCAATAGATATGCCTTTTAAGTTACATTAGCCAGTCTACATAGCTCATTATGAAAATATATATATTATTTATTCTCATTGAAAAGTGTGAACCGGCTCCAATTAAATAATCTAATAAATAAGATACAAAATAAATAAAATTTATTACTAATAATCAATCAAGATATGACATTAGCAAATAATTTAAAATTTTAAAAAATAAAGTATATATTTATTAGACAAGAAAAATCAACTAAACGAATAATAACACTATTAATTGTATATTATATTTTAAATATAGTATTTTAAAAAATAAATTTAAGTTTTATGAAAATAAACTTTTTATTTAAAAAATTTAAAAGTAATTTATTTTTACAATAATTATATCAGATAAAAATATTATTTATAGATTTATTAGATACAATAGAATCTTTTACTTCTTTAATGCTAAGTCTTAAACGTCCTTGTCGATCAATTTCTAATACCTTTACAGGTATAATTTGATCTAATTGTAAATGATCAGAAACTTTTTCTACTCTTTTGTCAGAAATTTGAGAAATATGTACTAATCCTTCTTTTCCAAAACCTATTGCAATAAAAGCACCAAAATCAACAATTCGAGTTACCTTTCCTGAATAAATACGTCCAACTTCAATTTCCGCGGTAATTTCTTCAATTCTACGAATTGCATTCTTTGCTCTTTCTCCAATTGCAGCAGATATTTTTACTGTTCCATCATCTTCAATTTCAATGATTGTTCCTGTTTCTTCTGTGAGCATTCTAATTACAGATCCGCCTTTTCCTATTACATCTTTAATTTTTTCTGGATTAATTTTAATTGTATGAATTCTTGGTGCAAATTCAGAAATTTCTTTTCTAGGCTTACTTAACGCTTGTTGCATAACATTTAAAATATGTAATCGAGCAGACTTAGCTTTACTTAAAGCAATATGCATAATTTCATTAGTTATACCTTCTATTTTTATATCCATTTGCAAAGCTGTAATACCTTCTTTGGTTCCGGAAACTTTAAAATCCATATCTCCTAAATGATCTTCATCACCTAAAATATCTGAAAGCAAAACATAATTATCACCATCTTTTACTAAACCCATAGATATTCCAGCTACAGCAGATTTTATTGGCACTCCAGCATCCATTAAAGCTAATGATGCACCACAAACAGAAGCCATAGAAGATGAACCATTAGATTCAGTAATTTCAGATACAATTCTAATAGTATATGGAAAATCATCAATTTTAGGCATTACTGCTAATAGACTTCTTTTAGCTAAACGACCATGTCCAATTTCTCTTCTTTTAGGCGACCCTACCATACCTATTTCCCCTACAGAATAAGGTGGAAAATTATAATGAAATAAAAAATTATCTATTTTATCACCTAATAATTCATCTAAATTTTGTGCATCTCGAGATGTTCCTAAAGTAACAGCAACTAAAGATTGTGTTTCACCTCGAGTAAACAAAGCAGAGCCATGTGTACGAGGTAAAACACCTGTTCTCACATCTAATGCTCGAATCATATCTTTTTCTCTACCATCAATGCGATGTTCATTATTTAATATACGTTTTCTTACAACATTTTTTTCGATTTTTTGAAAGATTTCATCAATTTCACTTATATCAATGTTTGAATTTTCATTCAAAAGCAACTTAGTTACATTATCCTTCAGAAAATTTAATTTTTCATGTCTGTCTTGTTTATTAAATATTAAATAAGCATTACTTATATCTTTTTCAACTAATGTTATAAGTTTAGATTCTAATGCGGTATTTATTTCAGGATAAGATATAGTCCACGGCAGTTTTCTAGCTTCATTTGATAAAGATCGAATATTATTAATAACTACTTGTTGTTGTTGATGGCCAAAAATAATGGCTCCAAGTACTTTTTCTTCACTTAATATTTTTGATTCTGCTTCTACCATTAAAACAGCATTTTGAGTTCCCGATACAACTAGATCTAAAAAACTAGATTTCATATCTTCAGTAGTAGGGTTTAAAATATACTGATTGTCAATTAAACCAACTCTAGCAGCTCCTACTGGACCATAAAATGGGATTCCGGATAAACTAAGCGCTGCTGAAGCGCCAATAATAGAAATAATATCAGGATTTATTTGTGGGTTAACTGATACTACTGTAGCAATAATTTGAATTTCATTAAAAAATCCTTTAGGAAATAAAGGTCGAATTGGTCTATCAATTAATCGAGCAGTTAGTATTTCACTCTCACTAGGGCGACCCTCTCTCCTAAAAAAACCGCCAGGTATTCGACCAACAGCATATGTTCTCTCTTGATAATTAACTGTAAGAGGAAAAAATTTTTGCCCAGGATGAACTGTTTTATCCCCAACAACAGTAACAAAAACAGCAGTATCATCCATACTTGCCATTACAGCTGATGTTGCTTGTCGCGCCATTATACCTGTTTCTAACGTGATTGTATGTTGGCCATATTGGAATTTTCGTACAATGGGATTCAGCAAAATAATATCCTTAATATAAAATTAATTTTGTATTAATTATAAATTAATTGATTCAAAAATAAAAATATCAATATATTTTATAAAAATTATCTACGAATTATAAATTAAATATCTATTTTTAATGATAATAAATTTATTTTCATTGTTTTATTAAAAAACATTTTAATTAGATTACAAAAAAAAGGGCTAATCAAGCCCTTTATAAAAAAATTTTATATCTGATAAATTAATTAAACAATTAAAATATTTTCATAATCTTATAAAATCAAAAATTATTTACCGTCTCAAATGTAACTTGTCAATTAATAAACTATAACTAGATATATTTTTTTTCTTTAAATAATTTAATAATTTACGACGTTTAGAAACCATTTTTAATAAGCCTCTTCGACTCGAATGATCTTTTTTATGTTGAGAAAAATGTAATTGTAGATGATTAATTTGATATGTTAACAATGCAATTTGAACTTTAGTATTTCCACTGTCTTTATCGTTTTTTCCATATTTTAAGATTTTTTCTTTTATATTTAATGTACTAAGAGACATGCAATACCTCATATATTTTAAATGATATTAAACTAATATTTTAGTAAAATTATTTAAAAATAATATCATGCTACTCTTAAATTGAATAGAAAATAACTTAATTAGTACATGTAGATATTAATCGATATGGAATTAATTTTTCTTGAGTATCAATCTTTCCTAACCCAAGAAACACTTTTTTTTCTTTTTCTAAAACACGCACCAAACTATTTTTAATATTAGATTCAAAACCAATTTCTTGTCCTAATTTAAAATTAAAAGACTGTTTTTTAGATAGATATACTTTTGGTAAAAAACAAACAGGAGTATCAATAGGCATTAATAAATTATCTAATTCTTTGATATTATTTTTATGCAATAATGTTTTTAAATAAGGTATTTTCACTAACTTAGAACAAGAAAGTAATCCTACTTGTATGCGACGCAATGAAATAACATGAGCACCGCAACCTAATTTTTCCCCTAAATCATCAATAAGCGTTCTAATATATGTTCCTTTTGAACAATGTATATTTAATCTAATTAAATTATTTTTTTGTTCAATAAGATTTAATTGATATATTTTAACCTGTCTTACATTACGTGGAATATCAAATCCTTTTCTTGCGTATTTATATAACGGAACACCGTGATACTTAATAGCTGAATACATCGAAGGTATTTGATCAACTAAACCGGTTAATTCTTTTAAAGCTTTATATAATTCAAGACATGTAAATGAAATCGTTCTTTTTTTTATAATAATTCCATCAGAATCAAATGTAGATGTTTTTTCACCTAATTTAGCAGTAACAGTATATCTTTTGTCAGAACTATTTAAATAATGAGCAAATTTTGTACTTTCTCCAAAACAAACTGGTAAAACTCCCGACGCTAATGGATCTAAGGTCCCAATATAACCTGCTTTTTTAGCATTAAAAATACTTTTTACTTGTTGTAAAGTATTATTAGAGGATATTCCTATAGGTTTATCTATTAATAAAAAACCATTAATATTACGTTTTTTATAAAAGAACATTGAACTATCCTTTGTTAAATAATATTTTTTTTTCCGTCAATTTATTTAATAATAAAGAAATTCTACTACCTTTTATAAAAGAATCATCATGATAAAAAACAATATTCGGTATAATTCTTAATTTTAATTGTTTACACAATAGTTTTCGAATATAACCAGATGCTTTATTTAATAAATTTAATAATTTCTCTACACTTAAGTTATTATGTATTTCTAAGAAACTTACAAACACTTGAGCATAAGATAAATCTTTAGATACAATAACTTCAGATATCGTGATAAGGGTTTTAAAACGTGGATCTTTAAGAAAATGCTGTATAATAATTGCAATTTTTTTTTGTAATTCTTGAGATATCTTAGAAGATCGACTAAATGATTTTTCCATTTTTATTACCAATATTTTATATGTATTAAAAATATGAATTTATCTATAAATTTATAATATTCTTTTAATCTCTTTTAATTCAAATACTTCTATATTATCTTTAACTTTTATATCATTAAAATTTTTTATTCCAATACCACATTCCATTCCATTGCGTACTTCGTTTACATCTTCTTTGAAACGACGTAAAGATTCTAAATCACCTTCATAGATTACTATATGATCTCTGAGTACGCGAATTGGATTATTTTTTTTAATAATACCATTAATTACCATACATCCAGCGATCAATCCAAATTTAGGTGATTTAAATATATTTCGTACTTCTGCTAAACCAATGATATTATGTTTATACTCAGGAGATAATAATCCTGTCATAGCAGATTTTACTTCATCAATTAAATCATAAATAACAGAGTAATAACGAAGATCTAAGTTTTCTACTTCAATAATTTTTTTAGCAGAGACATCTGCTCGAACATTAAAACCTAAAATAATAGCATTTGATGCTAATGCTAACGAAGCATCTGTTTCTGTAATTCCCCCTATACCTGAACCTATTATAGTAATCTTTACTTCTTGAGTAGATAATTTTAATAAAGCTCCACAAATAGCTTCTAAAGAACCTTGAACGTCAGATTTTATAATAACTTTTAACTCTGAAAAATTAGATTTTTTAATATTATCAAACATACTTTCTAAGCTTGATCTATTTTGATTAGCCAACTTTAGTTCACGAGATTTATTTTTTCGATAGCATGCAACTTCTTTAGCTTTTTTTTCATCACGTACAACAGTGACTTGATCACCAGCAAAGGGAACTTTAGATAAACCTAAAACTTCTA encodes the following:
- the pyrI gene encoding aspartate carbamoyltransferase regulatory subunit, with the translated sequence MQINKLQVEAIKCGSVIDHIPSQIGFKLLSLFRFTETDKRITIGLNLPSQKLGKKDIIKIENTFLSADQINQLAIYSPCATVNYIDQYNLVGKIFPKLPKKIDRVLVCPNSNCITHDNFINSSFIFIKKLNNNMNLKCQYCEKEFSKNIVLS
- a CDS encoding Rid family detoxifying hydrolase, which gives rise to MNIINTKKAPQPIGPYSQAIQFDNFLITSGQIPIDVKSGIIPDSIHEQTYIVLKNIKYILKESKYQVNEIIKITIFTIDLKKIQIINEVYKNFFLKNESSFPSRSCVEVQALPKNVKIEMEAIAYRKKKK
- a CDS encoding DEAD/DEAH family ATP-dependent RNA helicase, whose amino-acid sequence is MTHTEKTFSFLGLNPFIIQSLNEMGYVKPSPIQAACIPLLLQRKDVLGMAQTGSGKTAAFSLPLLHNLKINLKAPQILVLAPTRELAVQVAEAFSIFSKYIVGVNVLPLYGGQRYELQLRALKQGPQIVVGTPGRLLDHLKRGTLNLSNLHGLVLDEADEMLRMGFIEDVETIMSKIPKEHQTALFSATMPEVIRRISKRFMNNPEEIKIKSNITTRPDIKQSYWMVYGKKTDALIRFLEVEEFSATIIFVKTKNATLEVAEALERHGYNSAALNGDMNQALREQTLERLKNGKLDILIATDVAARGLDVDRISFVINYDIPMDSESYVHRIGRTGRAGRAGRALLFVENRERRLLRNIERTINQSIPEVQLPRIELLCEKRIQQFSKKVQQQLESKDLNEYISLLDKLYFSDDLDLKTLAAALLKMAQGGRPLIIKKDLLKRPMKESFYKDDRRREENRNNRYRRDRKDIKNIDLYRIEIGRNDGVEVRHIVGAIANEGNINSRNIGNIKLFSSYSIIELPTGLSKELLQHLVKTRILNKPINIKLLRNSRYHQNRSYNRSIANKDINTNRRFSENCLAKSHSTKNEIRSSFFRRKNI
- the pnp gene encoding polyribonucleotide nucleotidyltransferase, encoding MLNPIVRKFQYGQHTITLETGIMARQATSAVMASMDDTAVFVTVVGDKTVHPGQKFFPLTVNYQERTYAVGRIPGGFFRREGRPSESEILTARLIDRPIRPLFPKGFFNEIQIIATVVSVNPQINPDIISIIGASAALSLSGIPFYGPVGAARVGLIDNQYILNPTTEDMKSSFLDLVVSGTQNAVLMVEAESKILSEEKVLGAIIFGHQQQQVVINNIRSLSNEARKLPWTISYPEINTALESKLITLVEKDISNAYLIFNKQDRHEKLNFLKDNVTKLLLNENSNIDISEIDEIFQKIEKNVVRKRILNNEHRIDGREKDMIRALDVRTGVLPRTHGSALFTRGETQSLVAVTLGTSRDAQNLDELLGDKIDNFLFHYNFPPYSVGEIGMVGSPKRREIGHGRLAKRSLLAVMPKIDDFPYTIRIVSEITESNGSSSMASVCGASLALMDAGVPIKSAVAGISMGLVKDGDNYVLLSDILGDEDHLGDMDFKVSGTKEGITALQMDIKIEGITNEIMHIALSKAKSARLHILNVMQQALSKPRKEISEFAPRIHTIKINPEKIKDVIGKGGSVIRMLTEETGTIIEIEDDGTVKISAAIGERAKNAIRRIEEITAEIEVGRIYSGKVTRIVDFGAFIAIGFGKEGLVHISQISDKRVEKVSDHLQLDQIIPVKVLEIDRQGRLRLSIKEVKDSIVSNKSINNIFI
- the rpsO gene encoding 30S ribosomal protein S15; this translates as MSLSTLNIKEKILKYGKNDKDSGNTKVQIALLTYQINHLQLHFSQHKKDHSSRRGLLKMVSKRRKLLNYLKKKNISSYSLLIDKLHLRR
- the truB gene encoding tRNA pseudouridine(55) synthase TruB, encoding MFFYKKRNINGFLLIDKPIGISSNNTLQQVKSIFNAKKAGYIGTLDPLASGVLPVCFGESTKFAHYLNSSDKRYTVTAKLGEKTSTFDSDGIIIKKRTISFTCLELYKALKELTGLVDQIPSMYSAIKYHGVPLYKYARKGFDIPRNVRQVKIYQLNLIEQKNNLIRLNIHCSKGTYIRTLIDDLGEKLGCGAHVISLRRIQVGLLSCSKLVKIPYLKTLLHKNNIKELDNLLMPIDTPVCFLPKVYLSKKQSFNFKLGQEIGFESNIKNSLVRVLEKEKKVFLGLGKIDTQEKLIPYRLISTCTN
- the rbfA gene encoding 30S ribosome-binding factor RbfA; the protein is MEKSFSRSSKISQELQKKIAIIIQHFLKDPRFKTLITISEVIVSKDLSYAQVFVSFLEIHNNLSVEKLLNLLNKASGYIRKLLCKQLKLRIIPNIVFYHDDSFIKGSRISLLLNKLTEKKILFNKG